The following are encoded together in the Zingiber officinale cultivar Zhangliang chromosome 8A, Zo_v1.1, whole genome shotgun sequence genome:
- the LOC122012878 gene encoding uncharacterized protein LOC122012878 isoform X1 produces the protein MSGRGREAMGRTPKAIVEDDYETEQKKQAAADVLYQYSQFVMVCIGEEVRPSDLRLHLMKEISGMPTTLKKEPLPVSPDSTGEPSSSGTTKRDKSHSS, from the exons ATGTCGGGAAGGGGAAGAGAAGCGATGGGGCGGACGCCGAAGGCTATCGTAGAGGATGATTACGAG ACTGAACAAAAAAAGCAAGCTGCTGCTGACGTTCTGTATCAGTATTCTCAATTTGTTATGGTTTGTATTGGGGAAGAAGTTCGGCCAAGTGATCTCAGGTTACACTTAATGAAG GAAATATCCGGGATGCCAACAACTTTAAAGAAAGAGCCTTTGCCAGTTTCTCCCGACTCTACAGGTGAACCATCATCTTCAGGAACGACGAAGAGGGACAAATCTCACAGCTCGTGA
- the LOC122012878 gene encoding uncharacterized protein LOC122012878 isoform X2 has translation MSGRGREAMGRTPKAIVEDDYEFVMVCIGEEVRPSDLRLHLMKEISGMPTTLKKEPLPVSPDSTGEPSSSGTTKRDKSHSS, from the exons ATGTCGGGAAGGGGAAGAGAAGCGATGGGGCGGACGCCGAAGGCTATCGTAGAGGATGATTACGAG TTTGTTATGGTTTGTATTGGGGAAGAAGTTCGGCCAAGTGATCTCAGGTTACACTTAATGAAG GAAATATCCGGGATGCCAACAACTTTAAAGAAAGAGCCTTTGCCAGTTTCTCCCGACTCTACAGGTGAACCATCATCTTCAGGAACGACGAAGAGGGACAAATCTCACAGCTCGTGA
- the LOC122012877 gene encoding uncharacterized protein LOC122012877 isoform X1, whose translation MLVPLPQAVCRASVPPTSLSYPPRPKATLHGPPPTTSTPMLLPLSSLFVSKAKACAFCLLCSLLFPFKSSSYCATYSPQLLLLLLLPSTCCSLPLLMKTPRPPSPFRLNSNAGTGCVSAFVRRLLCASLGGNAAGDSGAAQKKTQPVSPSVVARMMGLDSMPVFPCASPESGRSLCEAPVFLRQENENFLVLSFVPEEKVERIGRKCKLKKRKEEFSSGVETRNNRKNSVLGKENSPEKEHRSSKPCGIDDCNSTKSMPCCCHQDLSPVSVLDYPFLIRYSNSLDSEEEEISEFQNPRRLSSKFENLNCTASDFLLHSSSREPPATPETTSNFKPVGQDHSQNWLRIIELTEEEVKNKVWWSEENREIAAEVAKKVLDLLLEETVSEISNSIIRSCS comes from the exons ATGTTGGTGCCACTGCCACAAGCAGTTTGCCGGGCCTCCGTTCCACCCACCTCCCTCTCTTACCCTCCCAGACCAAAAGCAACTCTCCATGGCCCACCTCCGACAACGTCCACCCCTATGCTTCTCCCTCTATCGTCACTGTTCGTTTCAAAAGCAAAAGCCTGTGCTTTCTGCCTCCTCTGTTCCCTCCTCTTTCCATTCAAATCTTCCTCTTACTGCGCTACCTACTCCCCACAactcctccttctccttcttcttccttccacttGTTGCTCTCTCCCCCTCCTCATGAAGACCCCTCGACCACCCTCCCCCTTCCGCTTGAATTCCAACGCCGGCACCGGTTGTGTGTCTGCGTTCGTTCGTCGACTGTTGTGCGCGAGCCTCGGTGGCAATGCGGCCGGTGACAGTGGTGCTGCGCAGAAGAAGACACAGCCGGTGAGTCCCTCCGTGGTGGCGCGGATGATGGGGCTCGATTCGATGCCAGTGTTCCCCTGCGCCTCTCCGGAGTCTGGGCGGTCACTTTGTGAAGCTCCTGTTTTCCTGAGGCAGGAGAACGAGAACTTCCTGGTTCTGAGCTTCGTTCCTGAGGAGAAAGTAGAGAGAATTGGCAGGAAATGTAAGCTAAAGAAGAGGAAAGAGGAATTCTCCAGCGGAGTGGAGACCAGGAACAATCGCAAGAATTCTGTGCTTGGAAAGGAGAATTCACCTGAGAAAGAGCACCGAAGTAGCAAACCTTGCGGAATTGACGACTGTAACAGCACAAAGAGCATGCCTTGCTGCTGCCATCAAGATCTTAGTCCTGTTTCAGTCCTCGACTATCCTTTCCTCATCCGCTACTCTAATTCTCTCGATTCAG AAGAAGAGGAGATATCAGAGTTCCAGAACCCAAGGAGACTCTCGTCTAAGTTTGAGAACCTCAACTGCACAGCCTCAGATTTTCTTCTCCACTCTAGCAGCAGAGAACCGCCCGCAACTCCTGAGACAACAAGCAATTTCAAGCCTGTCGGTCAAGATCACAGTCAAAATTGGCTCAGGATTATCGAGCTCACAGAAGAGGAAGTGAAGAACAAAGTTTGGTGGTCGGAAGAGAACCGTGAGATAGCAGCAGAAGTTGCAAAGAAGGTGCTCGATCTACTTCTCGAGGAAACTGTCTCTGAAATTTCCAATTCAATCATCAGATCATGTTCATAA
- the LOC122012877 gene encoding uncharacterized protein LOC122012877 isoform X2, whose amino-acid sequence MLVPLPQAVCRASVPPTSLSYPPRPKATLHGPPPTTSTPMLLPLSSLFVSKAKACAFCLLCSLLFPFKSSSYCATYSPQLLLLLLLPSTCCSLPLLMKTPRPPSPFRLNSNAGTGCVSAFVRRLLCASLGGNAAGDSGAAQKKTQPVSPSVVARMMGLDSMPVFPCASPESGRSLCEAPVFLRQENENFLVLSFVPEEKVERIGRKCKLKKRKEEFSSGVETRNNRKNSVLGKENSPEKEHRSSKPCGIDDCNSTKSMPCCCHQDLSPVSVLDYPFLIRYSNSLDSEEEISEFQNPRRLSSKFENLNCTASDFLLHSSSREPPATPETTSNFKPVGQDHSQNWLRIIELTEEEVKNKVWWSEENREIAAEVAKKVLDLLLEETVSEISNSIIRSCS is encoded by the exons ATGTTGGTGCCACTGCCACAAGCAGTTTGCCGGGCCTCCGTTCCACCCACCTCCCTCTCTTACCCTCCCAGACCAAAAGCAACTCTCCATGGCCCACCTCCGACAACGTCCACCCCTATGCTTCTCCCTCTATCGTCACTGTTCGTTTCAAAAGCAAAAGCCTGTGCTTTCTGCCTCCTCTGTTCCCTCCTCTTTCCATTCAAATCTTCCTCTTACTGCGCTACCTACTCCCCACAactcctccttctccttcttcttccttccacttGTTGCTCTCTCCCCCTCCTCATGAAGACCCCTCGACCACCCTCCCCCTTCCGCTTGAATTCCAACGCCGGCACCGGTTGTGTGTCTGCGTTCGTTCGTCGACTGTTGTGCGCGAGCCTCGGTGGCAATGCGGCCGGTGACAGTGGTGCTGCGCAGAAGAAGACACAGCCGGTGAGTCCCTCCGTGGTGGCGCGGATGATGGGGCTCGATTCGATGCCAGTGTTCCCCTGCGCCTCTCCGGAGTCTGGGCGGTCACTTTGTGAAGCTCCTGTTTTCCTGAGGCAGGAGAACGAGAACTTCCTGGTTCTGAGCTTCGTTCCTGAGGAGAAAGTAGAGAGAATTGGCAGGAAATGTAAGCTAAAGAAGAGGAAAGAGGAATTCTCCAGCGGAGTGGAGACCAGGAACAATCGCAAGAATTCTGTGCTTGGAAAGGAGAATTCACCTGAGAAAGAGCACCGAAGTAGCAAACCTTGCGGAATTGACGACTGTAACAGCACAAAGAGCATGCCTTGCTGCTGCCATCAAGATCTTAGTCCTGTTTCAGTCCTCGACTATCCTTTCCTCATCCGCTACTCTAATTCTCTCGATTCAG AAGAGGAGATATCAGAGTTCCAGAACCCAAGGAGACTCTCGTCTAAGTTTGAGAACCTCAACTGCACAGCCTCAGATTTTCTTCTCCACTCTAGCAGCAGAGAACCGCCCGCAACTCCTGAGACAACAAGCAATTTCAAGCCTGTCGGTCAAGATCACAGTCAAAATTGGCTCAGGATTATCGAGCTCACAGAAGAGGAAGTGAAGAACAAAGTTTGGTGGTCGGAAGAGAACCGTGAGATAGCAGCAGAAGTTGCAAAGAAGGTGCTCGATCTACTTCTCGAGGAAACTGTCTCTGAAATTTCCAATTCAATCATCAGATCATGTTCATAA
- the LOC122012879 gene encoding ATP synthase subunit O, mitochondrial-like — MALSGRLRSVLCARSAGAWSLGKLSTGLRTFAIQTQPTEAKVKVPLKLFGGSGNYATALFIASTKANALDKVEAEILDVVEASKRSPRFSKFIKDMSIPKKTRVKTVTEIFSEAGFSDVTKNFLAVLADNGRLAHIDRISKRFVELTMAQRGEVKVIVTTVIPLPAEEEKELKLTMQDILGHGKTAKLEQKIDPSILGGLVVEFGNKVFDMSIKTRAKQMEKLLREPINFDNL; from the exons ATGGCTCTCTCGGGGCGCCTAAGATCTGTCCTCTGTGCTCGATCGGCCGGCGCGTGGTCCCTGGGGAAACTCAGCACG GGGTTAAGGACCTTTGCGATCCAGACACAACCAACTGAAGCAAAGGTCAAG GTGCCCTTGAAACTATTTGGAGGTTCTGGAAATTATGCAACTGCTCTTTTCATTGCTTCAACTAAAGCAAATGCATTGGACAAGGTCGAAGCTGAGATTCTTGATGTGGTAGAGGCTTCCAAGAGGAGTCCTCGGTTTTCAAAGTTCATCAAAGACATGTCAATTCCTAAAAAGACCCGTGTCAAAACTGTCACTGAAATATTTTCTGAAGCTGGATTTTCTGACGTCACCAAGAATTTCTTAG CTGTCTTGGCTGATAATGGAAGGCTTGCACACATAGATCGTATTTCTAAGAGATTTGTTGAGTTGACTATGGCACAAAGGGGAGAAGTTAAAGTCATTGTTACAACAGTGATC CCACTTCCTgcggaagaagagaaggagcttAAGTTGACTATGCAAGATATTCTAGGGCATGGAAAAACTGCCAAGCTCGAGCAGAAG ATCGATCCCAGCATTCTTGGAGGATTGGTGGTCGAGTTCGGAAACAAGGTCTTTGACATGTCGATAAAGACCAGGGCCAAGCAGATGGAAAAACTCTTGAGGGAGCCTATTAATTTTGACAACCTCTAG